From the genome of Candidatus Paceibacterota bacterium, one region includes:
- a CDS encoding AAA family ATPase: protein MSEPICVGFVGENGAGKSTAMRLIRSAIFPHSFKELRFSSILAEGLKTFGITESRENLQVMAQLLDSGFGKGTLSRALVARAKNMTEEILFLDGVRWLTDEEAVRSFKQNLIIYVTAPQEVRFKRLLERKEKSGEDTMTWEQFLKEDSALNEQFTSDIGSRANFTISNPLEDSSIQTVIEAVRMRLGHPVC, encoded by the coding sequence ATGTCTGAACCGATCTGTGTTGGATTCGTCGGGGAAAACGGTGCGGGCAAAAGCACTGCCATGAGACTCATTCGGAGCGCAATCTTTCCGCATTCATTCAAAGAACTTCGATTTTCAAGTATACTCGCCGAAGGGCTTAAGACTTTTGGCATCACAGAGTCTCGAGAAAACCTTCAGGTCATGGCACAACTTCTCGATAGTGGCTTTGGGAAAGGAACACTTTCCCGTGCACTCGTTGCGCGTGCAAAGAATATGACAGAGGAAATTCTTTTCCTAGATGGCGTGCGCTGGTTAACCGACGAGGAGGCAGTGCGCAGCTTCAAGCAGAACCTCATTATCTATGTCACCGCACCCCAAGAAGTGCGCTTCAAACGCCTCCTTGAAAGAAAAGAGAAGTCTGGTGAGGATACAATGACTTGGGAACAATTCCTCAAAGAAGACTCAGCGTTGAATGAACAATTTACCTCAGACATTGGTAGCCGTGCCAATTTCACCATTAGTAACCCCCTTGAAGATTCATCGATTCAGACTGTGATTGAAGCGGTGCGTATGCGCCTCGGACATCCCGTCTGCTAA
- a CDS encoding ribosome-binding factor A, with protein sequence MEKDKIYQIKDERMAHVIKDLAAQYVARHTNRQSLLTVTRIMLSNDLKQANIMLSVMPRTAEKGALDFLNRGREEFRDFMKKRAKLHVIPYVRFLIDEGEYNRQRVTELLDEEELTTEEK encoded by the coding sequence ATGGAAAAAGACAAGATCTACCAAATCAAGGATGAGCGTATGGCACACGTCATCAAGGACCTTGCCGCACAGTATGTCGCACGACATACCAACAGGCAGTCGCTCCTTACAGTGACGCGTATCATGCTTTCAAATGACTTGAAGCAGGCAAACATCATGCTCTCCGTGATGCCTCGCACTGCAGAAAAAGGTGCACTCGATTTCCTCAACCGTGGTCGCGAAGAATTTCGCGACTTCATGAAGAAGCGAGCAAAGTTGCATGTCATCCCTTATGTACGCTTTCTCATCGATGAAGGTGAATACAATAGACAGCGTGTGACGGAGCTCCTTGATGAAGAAGAACTAACTACAGAAGAGAAGTAA
- the infB gene encoding translation initiation factor IF-2 encodes MSERPPIIVIMGHVDHGKSTLLDYIRNTNIVATEAGGITQHISAYEVDHKTPTGEIKRITFLDTPGHQAFTGMRARGAKVADIAVLVVSAEDGVKAQTIEAYKAIKEAGIPFVVAINKIDKPNANIEKTKQTLAEADILVEGYGGDISFAPISAKSGTGVDALLDLLLLTAELEGLTGEYDAPLEAVVIESRMDPKKGATATLIILNGTIKKGGFAVCEGSYVPLRVIENYLGKPIDSATFSSPIRITGWSSVPKVGATVTMVMTKKEAEAAATLPVAPAGKTFTANRNKDTVVIPLIIRTDVAGTLEAIEGELAKFSHERVQLRIISKGVGNISENDAKLAVGAEGAVIIAFGVKTDPLAAELILRNNVPAHDFNIIYKLTEFIDGLIKERAPHVEVKTKLGELKVLRFFSEQKDKQVLGGRVESGKITRDARFTIMRRGVEIGEGRVLELQQSKMKSPEVLEGNDCGLMVEARMTIAERDILVPFIIERKQ; translated from the coding sequence ATGTCTGAAAGACCACCAATCATCGTCATCATGGGACATGTGGACCACGGAAAGTCCACTCTTCTTGACTATATCCGCAATACCAATATCGTCGCTACAGAAGCTGGTGGCATCACTCAGCACATTAGTGCATATGAGGTTGACCACAAGACTCCTACTGGCGAGATCAAGCGCATCACCTTCCTCGACACTCCTGGACACCAGGCGTTTACCGGAATGCGAGCTCGTGGCGCAAAGGTTGCTGATATCGCAGTACTCGTTGTCTCTGCCGAGGACGGAGTGAAGGCACAAACAATCGAAGCATACAAAGCCATCAAGGAAGCGGGTATTCCTTTTGTGGTCGCGATAAATAAGATCGATAAGCCGAATGCAAATATCGAGAAGACAAAGCAGACACTTGCCGAAGCAGACATTCTCGTTGAAGGTTACGGTGGCGATATTTCGTTCGCACCAATCTCTGCCAAGAGCGGTACTGGCGTCGATGCACTTCTCGACCTCCTCCTCCTTACCGCAGAGCTCGAAGGGCTTACTGGTGAGTATGATGCTCCCCTCGAAGCTGTTGTGATTGAGTCACGTATGGATCCAAAGAAGGGTGCAACCGCAACACTCATTATCCTCAATGGAACAATCAAGAAAGGTGGCTTCGCAGTCTGCGAAGGTTCATATGTCCCCCTCCGCGTAATCGAGAACTATCTCGGTAAGCCAATCGACAGTGCAACGTTCTCTTCACCTATTCGTATTACAGGATGGTCAAGCGTACCAAAGGTGGGCGCAACGGTCACCATGGTCATGACGAAGAAAGAGGCCGAGGCAGCAGCAACGCTTCCAGTTGCACCCGCAGGTAAGACATTCACCGCAAATCGCAACAAAGATACCGTGGTCATTCCACTTATCATCCGAACGGATGTTGCAGGAACACTCGAGGCAATCGAGGGTGAACTTGCGAAGTTTAGCCATGAACGAGTCCAGCTCCGTATCATCTCGAAGGGCGTTGGAAATATCAGTGAGAACGACGCAAAGCTCGCAGTCGGCGCAGAAGGTGCAGTCATTATCGCTTTTGGCGTTAAGACCGATCCCCTTGCCGCTGAGCTCATCTTGCGCAATAACGTTCCTGCACACGATTTCAATATCATCTACAAGCTCACCGAGTTCATCGATGGCCTCATCAAGGAGCGTGCTCCCCATGTCGAGGTCAAGACAAAGCTTGGCGAACTAAAGGTACTGCGCTTCTTCTCTGAGCAGAAGGATAAGCAGGTTCTTGGAGGACGAGTTGAGTCTGGAAAGATCACTCGTGATGCACGTTTTACAATCATGCGCCGTGGCGTAGAGATTGGTGAAGGCCGCGTACTCGAGCTCCAGCAATCAAAGATGAAATCTCCCGAAGTACTTGAAGGCAATGACTGTGGTCTCATGGTAGAGGCTCGCATGACCATTGCAGAACGCGATATTCTTGTTCCATTTATCATTGAACGCAAACAATAA
- a CDS encoding DUF4446 family protein, translating into MHYTVISIGLLSLAVIVLTTWVIILERRLSAFLSGRSASSLEDVITRNQEEIQDYHAFEDEMRDELAKIDARLLRKIDGIVLKRFNPFQGAGTGGNHSFAAAFLDEQGNGAVISTLYTREKVSTYAKPVTNNTSDIDLTEEEAAVIAKK; encoded by the coding sequence ATGCATTACACCGTCATCTCTATTGGACTGCTCTCACTTGCAGTCATTGTACTCACCACATGGGTCATCATCCTCGAGCGTCGCCTCAGCGCATTCCTTTCTGGACGTTCGGCGAGCTCACTTGAGGATGTCATCACACGAAATCAAGAAGAGATTCAGGATTATCATGCTTTTGAAGATGAGATGCGCGATGAGCTTGCCAAGATCGATGCTCGACTCCTACGTAAGATTGACGGCATAGTCCTCAAACGATTTAATCCATTTCAGGGTGCTGGTACCGGCGGTAATCACAGTTTCGCAGCTGCCTTTCTAGATGAACAAGGGAATGGTGCGGTAATTTCGACACTTTACACCCGAGAAAAAGTTAGCACCTACGCAAAACCGGTTACAAATAACACTTCTGATATTGATCTCACTGAGGAAGAAGCTGCGGTCATTGCAAAGAAATAA
- a CDS encoding cysteine desulfurase family protein, producing MKRCYFDHAAATPVLPTVLAAMEPYWSTQFANASAIHSEGVEARNALEASRKRISETLGVTPETCIFTSSTTESVQLAFMGAVHAWQKQHEGKRPEIIISSIEHDAVLETARLLEAEGALVHRLPVNSDGIVAFEELMPLITMETVLVSVMLVNNEVGTVQPIADVAHVVRKWKREVRGVQRDRSPAPEDMYPLLHTDATQAVNYYELNIPQLGVDMLSCNSSKIYGPKGIGLLYRSMNTVLLPTLVGGGQEFALRAGTEPVMLAVGFAEAFVHAQHTATTESVRLMPLRMQLFTACVEAGKKHNIEMFVNGEPEYERVPNNVHVSFANTDHEYLAILLDKEGFAVATKSACNEREAEESHVLHAIAQAKDSSPGQPLSGLRLTLGRGTTEEDIKLLGEAIARVLPLAHVNA from the coding sequence ATGAAACGATGCTACTTTGATCATGCGGCTGCAACTCCTGTATTACCAACCGTACTTGCAGCAATGGAACCTTATTGGTCTACGCAGTTTGCAAACGCGTCTGCAATTCATTCTGAAGGAGTTGAGGCTAGGAATGCTCTGGAGGCTTCGAGAAAGCGCATTAGTGAAACGCTCGGCGTGACTCCTGAGACGTGCATATTTACAAGCAGTACAACCGAGTCTGTGCAGCTTGCATTTATGGGCGCCGTCCACGCTTGGCAAAAGCAACACGAGGGTAAGCGACCTGAGATTATCATTAGCAGCATTGAACATGACGCAGTGCTCGAAACTGCTCGTCTACTTGAGGCCGAGGGTGCACTCGTGCACAGGCTTCCTGTGAACAGTGACGGTATCGTTGCTTTTGAAGAGCTTATGCCGCTCATCACAATGGAAACAGTGCTTGTTTCAGTGATGCTCGTAAATAATGAAGTTGGCACAGTACAGCCTATCGCCGACGTTGCGCATGTTGTCCGAAAGTGGAAGCGTGAGGTTCGTGGTGTACAGCGTGATCGTTCTCCTGCTCCAGAAGATATGTATCCACTTCTACATACCGATGCTACGCAGGCAGTGAATTATTATGAGCTGAATATCCCACAGCTTGGCGTGGATATGCTTTCATGCAATAGCTCAAAGATATATGGTCCAAAGGGTATCGGCTTGCTCTATCGTTCGATGAATACAGTGCTTCTTCCGACACTTGTGGGGGGTGGTCAAGAATTTGCCTTGCGCGCAGGTACTGAGCCGGTCATGCTTGCGGTCGGTTTTGCTGAGGCATTCGTACATGCGCAGCACACCGCAACCACGGAATCTGTACGTTTGATGCCACTGCGCATGCAGCTGTTTACCGCTTGTGTGGAAGCGGGGAAAAAGCATAATATTGAAATGTTCGTTAACGGTGAGCCTGAGTATGAGCGCGTGCCAAATAATGTGCATGTCTCATTTGCGAATACCGATCACGAATATCTCGCTATTCTCCTCGATAAAGAAGGTTTTGCTGTTGCAACCAAGAGCGCTTGTAATGAACGTGAGGCCGAGGAGTCACATGTGCTTCATGCTATAGCGCAAGCAAAGGATAGTAGTCCAGGTCAACCGCTTTCAGGATTACGCCTCACGCTCGGGCGAGGAACCACAGAAGAGGATATCAAGCTACTTGGAGAGGCGATAGCTCGCGTGCTTCCTCTTGCTCACGTGAATGCATAA
- a CDS encoding Fe-Mn family superoxide dismutase: MYTTQNFETLLGTAGFSDALLKNHFTLYEGYVKNANLLDEKLTTLAANGGFGTPEYNELKRRFGWEYNGMRLHELYFGNMKSGGTVVEVESALARTMSAQFGSVDAWMADFKATGSMRGIGWTILVREHSGKLANIWVNEHDVGLLVDAHPLLVMDVFEHSFMLDYGLKRADYIAAFFAAIDWRVVESRFGEN, encoded by the coding sequence ATGTATACAACACAAAATTTTGAAACCTTACTCGGAACTGCGGGCTTCTCGGATGCGCTGCTTAAGAATCACTTTACGCTCTATGAGGGCTATGTGAAAAATGCGAATTTGCTTGATGAGAAACTCACTACACTTGCAGCAAATGGAGGTTTTGGTACTCCTGAATACAATGAGCTGAAGCGTCGCTTTGGTTGGGAGTACAATGGTATGCGACTACACGAGCTTTATTTTGGTAACATGAAAAGCGGAGGTACAGTCGTCGAAGTCGAGAGTGCGCTTGCACGTACGATGTCGGCGCAGTTTGGAAGCGTTGATGCATGGATGGCAGACTTCAAAGCGACGGGCAGTATGCGTGGTATCGGTTGGACGATCCTTGTGCGTGAACATTCTGGTAAGCTCGCGAATATTTGGGTGAACGAGCACGACGTAGGACTTCTCGTCGATGCACATCCACTGCTGGTCATGGACGTCTTCGAGCATAGTTTCATGCTTGATTATGGCTTGAAGCGTGCAGATTATATCGCAGCCTTCTTTGCTGCTATTGATTGGCGAGTTGTCGAGAGTCGCTTCGGTGAGAATTAA